From Brassica oleracea var. oleracea cultivar TO1000 chromosome C3, BOL, whole genome shotgun sequence, a single genomic window includes:
- the LOC106333434 gene encoding dynein light chain 1, cytoplasmic-like yields MLEGKAMVEDSDMLVKMQVQAMSLASQALDIFDVVDCKSIAGHIKKEFDERYGSGWQCVVGSNFGCFFTHSKGTFIYFQLETLKFLIFKGASTP; encoded by the exons ATGTTGGAAGGAAAAGCAATGGTGGAAGATTCAGATATGCTAGTGAAGATGCAGGTTCAAGCCATGTCTTTGGCTTCGCAAGCTCTTGATATTTTTGATGTCGTTGACTGTAAATCCATTGCTGGCCACATCAAGAAG GAGTTTGATGAAAGATATGGGAGTGGATGGCAATGTGTGGTGGGATCAAACTTTGGGTGTTTCTTCACACATTCTAAAGGGACATTCATCTATTTTCAGTTGGAGACACTTAAGTTCCTAATCTTCAAAGGCGCTTCTACTCCTTAA
- the LOC106331193 gene encoding protein disulfide isomerase-like 1-5 yields MSMNPKLSVSTFILLLLLTFLLIPSHSSSSDDDLEQLLAVDEQLQEDRPEHQQSEAETVSKAQRIVMELSGDNAKRVVDGNEFVLVLGYAPWCARSADLMPRFSEAATGLKEIGSPVLMAKIDGDREDIVIWVQKKTGSSIITVNTLDEAQRFLNKYHSFVVGLFHKFEGSEYNEFVKAAKSDNEIQFVETSDNDVAKLLFPHLKTNTVFIGLVKTEAERYTVYGKVSHCVNISL; encoded by the exons ATGTCGATGAATCCAAAACTCTCAGTCTCCACCTTCATCCTCCTCTTACTCCTCACCTTCCTACTCATCCCCTCTCATTCATCATCCTCCGACGACGATCTTGAACAGCTCCTAGCAGTAGACGAGCAGCTGCAAGAAGATCGTCCCGAGCATCAACAGTCGGAAGCCGAAACAGTGAGCAAGGCCCAGAGGATCGTGATGGAGCTAAGCGGCGACAACGCGAAGCGAGTGGTCGACGGGAACGAGTTCGTGTTGGTTCTAGGCTACGCGCCTTGGTGCGCGAGAAGCGCGGATCTGATGCCGAGGTTCTCGGAGGCTGCGACGGGTTTGAAAGAGATTGGGAGTCCGGTTCTGATGGCTAAGATCGACGGCGACAG AGAGGATATAGTCATCTGGGTGCAGAAAAAGACTGGTTCATCCATCATCACAGTCAATACACTCGATGAAGCTCAGAGATTCCTGAACAAGTATCATTCTTTTGTTGTTGGTTTGTTCCACAAGTTTGAG GGTTCTGAATATAACGAGTTCGTTAAAGCTGCAAAATCAGACAACGAAATCCAGTTTGTAGAAACAAGTGATAACGATGTTGCGAAGCTTCTGTTTCCTCACCTCAAAACCAATACTGTGTTTATTGGCTTGGTTAAAACTGAAGCTGAAAGATACACTGTATATGGTAAGGTTTCTCATTGTGTGAATATCTCTTTGTGA
- the LOC106327973 gene encoding homeobox-leucine zipper protein ATHB-15-like, producing MAMSYKDGGKMGCMDNGKYVRYTSEQVEALERLYHDCPKPSSIRRQQLIRECPILSNIEPKQIKVWFQNRRCREKQRKEASRLQAVNRKLTAMNKLLMEENDRLQKQVSQLVHENSYFRQHTPNPSLPAKDTSCESVVTSGQHQLASLNPPRDASPAGLLSIAEETLAEFLSKATGTAVEWVQMPGMKPGPDSIGIIAISHGCAGVAARACGLVGLEPTRVAEIVKDRPSWFRECRAVDVMNVLPTANGGTIELLYMQLYAPTTLAPPRDFWLLRYTSVLEDGSLVVCERSLKSGPSMPPVQHFVRAEMLPSGYLIRPCDGGGSIIHIVDHMDLEACSVPEVLRPLYESPKVLAQKTTMAALRQLKQIAQESSQTNSSVNGWGRRPAALRALSQRLSRGFNEAVNGFTDEGWSVIGDSMDDVTITVNSSADKLMGLNLTFSNGFAPVSNVVLCAKASMLLQNVPPAILLRFLREHRSEWADNNINAYLAAAVKVGPCSARVGGFGGQVILPLAHTIEHEEFMEVIKLEGLGHSPEDAIVPRDIFLLQLCSGMDENAVGTCAELIFAPIDASFADDAPLLPSGFRIIPLDSTKEASSPNRTLDLASALEIGPAGTTKASTDQSGNSGTCARSVMTIAFEFGVESHMQEHVASIARQYVRGIISSVQRVALALSPSHIRSQVGLRTPLGTPEAQTLARWICQSYRCYMGVELLKSNGEGNESILKNLWHHTDAIICCSMKAMPVFTFANQAGLDMLETTLVSLQDITLEKIFDDSGRKTLCSEFPQIMQQGFGSLQGGICISSMGRPVSYERAVAWKVLNEEENAHCICFVFINWSFV from the exons ATGGCGATGTCTTACAAGGATGGTGGTAAGATGGGATGCATGGACAATGGGAAGTATGTGAGGTACACATCTGAGCAAGTTGAAGCGCTTGAGAGGCTTTATCATGACTGTCCTAAACCGAGCTCTATCCGCCGTCAGCAGTTGATCAGAGAGTGTCCTATTCTCTCCAACATTGAGCCTAAACAGATCAAAGTATGGTTTCAGAACCGAAG ATGCAGAGAGAAACAAAGGAAAGAGGCTTCACGGCTTCAAGCTGTGAACAGGAAGCTGACGGCGATGAACAAGCTGTTGATGGAGGAGAATGATAGGTTGCAGAAGCAAGTGTCACAGCTGGTTCATGAAAACAGCTACTTCCGTCAACACACTCCCAAT CCTTCACTTCCAGCTAAAGACACAAGCTGTGAATCGGTGGTGACGAGTGGTCAGCACCAATTAGCATCACTGAATCCTCCAAGAGATGCTAGTCCTGCAGG ACTTTTGTCCATTGCAGAAGAAACTTTAGCAGAGTTTCTTTCAAAGGCAACTGGAACCGCTGTTGAGTGGGTTCAGATGCCTGGAATGAAG CCTGGTCCGGATTCCATTGGAATCATTGCTATTTCTCACGGTTGCGCTGGTGTGGCAGCACGCGCCTGTGGCCTAGTGGGTCTCGAGCCTACAAGG GTCGCAGAGATCGTCAAGGATCGGCCTTCGTGGTTCCGCGAGTGCCGAGCTGTTGATGTTATGAACGTGTTGCCAACAGCCAATGGTGGAACCATTGAGCTGCTTTATATGCAGCTCTATGCACCAACTACGTTGGCTCCACCGCGCGACTTCTGGCTGTTGCGTTATACATCTGTTTTAGAAGATGGCAGCCTTGTGGTGTGCGAGAGGTCTCTTAAAAGCGGTCCTAGTATGCCACCGGTTCAACATTTTGTTAGAGCAGAGATGCTTCCCAGTGGGTACTTGATACGGCCTTGTGATGGTGGTGGTTCCATCATACACATTGTGGATCATATGGATTTAGAG GCTTGTAGTGTGCCTGAGGTCTTGCGCCCTCTCTACGAGTCACCAAAAGTACTTGCACAGAAGACTACAATGGCA GCGCTGCGGCAGCTCAAGCAAATAGCTCAAGAGAGTTCTCAGACTAACAGTAGTGTCAATGGCTGGGGACGGCGTCCTGCTGCCTTGCGAGCTTTAAGTCAAAGGCTAAGCAG AGGATTCAATGAGGCTGTTAATGGTTTCACCGATGAAGGATGGTCGGTGATTGGAGATAGCATGGATGATGTCACAATCACTGTGAACTCTTCTGCAGACAAGCTGATGGGTTTGAACCTTACATTTTCCAATGGATTTGCTCCTGTTAGCAATGTGGTTTTATGCGCAAAAGCCTCCATGCTTTTACAG AATGTTCCACCGGCGATCCTGCTTAGGTTTCTGAGGGAGCATAGATCAGAATGGGCTGACAACAACATTAATGCATATCTGGCAGCAGCTGTTAAAGTTGGGCCTTGTAGTGCCAGAGTTGGAGGATTCGGAGGGCAAGTTATACTTCCACTTGCTCATACTATTGAGCATGAAGAG TTCATGGAAGTCATCAAGTTGGAAGGTCTTGGCCATTCCCCTGAAGATGCAATTGTCCCAAGAGACATCTTCCTTCTACAA CTTTGTAGCGGCATGGATGAAAATGCTGTTGGAACGTGTGCTGAACTTATATTTGCGCCAATTGATGCTTCTTTTGCTGATGATGCACCTCTGCTTCCTTCTGGTTTTCGCATTATCCCTCTTGATTCCACAAAG GAAGCATCTAGTCCAAACCGAACCTTGGATCTTGCTTCAGCACTGGAGATTGGTCCAGCCGGAACAACAAAAGCCTCAACTGATCAATCAGGAAACTCCGGTACATGTGCAAGATCTGTGATGACAATAGCGTTTGAGTTTGGTGTTGAGAGCCATATGCAAGAACATGTAGCGTCCATTGCTAGGCAGTATGTTCGAGGTATCATCTCATCGGTTCAGAGAGTTGCATTGGCTCTCTCTCCTTCTCACATCAGATCACAAGTCGGTCTACGCACTCCTTTGGGTACTCCTGAAGCCCAAACACTTGCTCGTTGGATCTGCCAGAGTTACAGGTGCTACATGGGCGTCGAGCTGCTTAAATCGAACGGCGAAGGCAATGAATCTATTCTCAAGAACCTTTGGCATCACACAGATGCTATAATCTGCTGCTCAATGAAG GCCATGCCAGTCTTCACATTTGCAAACCAGGCAGGACTTGACATGCTTGAGACTACATTGGTTTCTCTTCAAGATATCACTCTAGAGAAGATATTTGATGACAGTGGAAGAAAGACTCTGTGCTCTGAGTTCCCACAGATTATGCAACAG GGTTTCGGGAGTCTTCAAGGTGGGATATGTATCTCAAGCATGGGGAGACCAGTTTCATATGAGAGAGCTGTTGCTTGGAAAGTACTCAACGAAGAAGAGAATGCTCATTGTATCTGCTTTGTCTTCATCAACTGGTCCTTTGTTTGA
- the LOC106332078 gene encoding photosystem I reaction center subunit VI, chloroplastic has protein sequence MASLATIAAVQPSATVKGLGGSSLAGSKLFIKPSRQSFKPKSTRAGAVVAKYGDKSVYFDLEDLGNTTGQWDLYGSDAPSPYNPLQSKFFETFAAPFTKRGLLLKFLILGGGSLLTYVSASSTGDVLPIKRGPQEKPKLGPRGKL, from the exons ATGGCGTCTTTAGCAACCATCGCCGCCGTTCAACCCTCTGCCACCGTCAAAGGACTCGGAGGAAGCTCTCTCGCCGGATCTAAGCTTTTCATTAAGCCTTCTCGCCAAAGCTTCAAACCCAAATCCACAAG AGCTGGTGCCGTGGTGGCTAAATATGGAGACAAAAGTGTATACTTTGATTTAGAAGATTTGGGTAACACAACAGGGCAATGGGATTTGTATGGATCTGATGCTCCTTCTCCTTACAACCCACTTCAG AGCAAGTTCTTTGAGACATTTGCTGCTCCTTTCACAAAGAGAGGTTTGCTTCTCAAGTTCTTGATTCTTGGAGGTGGCTCTTTGCTTACTTATGTCAGTGCTTCCTCGACCGGCGATGTTCTTCCTATTAAACGAGGTCCTCAAGAGAAGCCTAAGCTCGGTCCTCGGGGAAAGCTTTAA